The DNA region CAAGACGGCTATGtatggagaaggtgagatTGTGAAATTGTCATGGTGATCAATACAGTGCTAATAATACACAAAAGATGCCAACTGGGGTCGTATTCTCTGTGCTGTGTAAGTGAATTGTAGGCAGGACGTTTGCTGATTATGGATGCAGTGGGTACACTCCGACTGCGCAAGCAATTATTCCTAACCACGTCTCCGTCTCTTTCATTCCCTCTGCTAACGTTTCGGACCCCACACCTCTTCGATTGCTTACCAATGGTGAGCCTGAAGCCAATATAGATGAAGACCGCGCCAGTGTGATTTTAGCAGAGGAGGATTTAGAAGTTGAGGTGGACTTGGGCGACGGTCACGAAGAAGCCAAAGTTTGGACCTGTGATTTCTCCCATGTGAGTTATGTTTCAAACAGGTTTTCCCTAAATCTTGCATGTCACTCACTAGTTGCCCATAGGAATATGTGACAATTAATGGCAGCGTGAGTAACCGGGTAGAGCTGCCCCAGGGGCCCAGCAGTAACTAATAAACGGCAAACGCATAGTACCGAAGTTAAATCAAGCAAAATTTCCATTCCGGCTGTCAGTTGATATAAAGCACGATGTAGGATAGAACATGTGCGCTACAAGACCTAATGCATCGGAAATATCCACTTTGAAGAAGTGCTATTATACCCCcattgaaaaggatggatgatgtcacaatgaaaaaaaatgcTTATGACTATGGTTAGACTGTAAAGGTTGTTACAACACTTATCAATGATAAACTCTTGCCCCGTCTATCGTCTAATTAGGCAACCCCCATCACACACACGCTTAGGCCATACCGCTACACCGCTAAAACCCTCAGATCCTGTCCACTTCCatatcttcttcgacgTTTTCTACCCACTGctcactttctttttcaccGTGCTTGGACCATGTTCCAAAATAGTCTAAGGAGGTCGCTTCATTCCCTCCATCCATGTCTCTCCGTTCTTTCAAACTCCCGTGCCCTAGTACCGGACTgcaaggaggagcaggaggtACGCCGCCTTTGCAATGCGGCACAAAGAACGCATGAAAtcccttggccttctcaaCCTTGACTTCAAGAGACACCTGCACGTTACGATGTTTGCCATTGGTTGATGAGGACTTTTTGAGAGGTTTTGGGCGAGCGAACCGACGGGCTTGCTGGGATTGAGAGACAGTGGCTCCGGAAGGCGATCCTCctggtgaagagggagcTGTGTATGCTTGATAAGATGACGGAGAGGCGTGATTGGATTGCGATGAATACAAAACATTGGGAGACGAGTGAGCAGGCGGAAAAGAAGGTCGAGTGAGTGAGGATATATGAGGCTGGCTGTGATGCAAATAGGACGAAGGGAATGAAACTTGGGAATGCGAGTGAGAAGACATGGTGGAGTGCTGGTGAATGTATGTGGATGGAGAGGTGTGTGGCTGTTGGGTGTCGCAGAACATAGCTGGGTGGGAGAAAAAGGTGTATTGCGCGAGGGGTATAGCAGAGCAGAGGTAAAATGGGCTGTTGTGGGtggcgagagagaagagggcgGAGTCAGACAAGGGGCCATGCAAAGTGGGTGAGAATACTTACAAGCTGGGTGTTCTTGTTGGAGCAACGTCTGATGGCTGGGCTATGAACTATGGCAAGTCGTCGGTGTTGAGCGTGGATGCGAGATGCGTACTCGATGATTCGTTGGCGAGTCAAGTCACTTGGGCGCGGGCGTGCTGGCGACTCGTCGGTGGTTCGTGCGGGAGCGTGGACAGTAAGTGGGGCGCAGGTGCTCTGATTTTCAGCAGGTTTTTGAAGGATCACGGTAAGATGTAAATGATAAaatgcatgcatagagCCTACCGCCCCACGTCCATCCCCATACTACTTCCTGCTGCAGATAGTATACACCCTCGTTCTGAAGGATATTATTATGGCCCTGTATCCCCTGTATGATGAAAAAAGCGCGTCAAACGGAGGCGACTCACAATGAAAATTCAGGGTAAAACTCCAAACTCACAAGAGAGGGGCTTCCCTGACcctttcaccttctttGTTCGGCGCTTGAGGCAGGGATTTATGCGGCTGTTGCTTGTTGCTAGCTTGGGGCGCGCATGGCGGTTGACGGTTGCCGGTAGCCCACCATCTACCACATATATACCTAATGTAGCATGGTAAGGGCGGACGGCCggcggagaagatgatgagctgTGTGTATATGTGCATGCATCACCGTGCTTCGTTCTTATCTTCTCGTAGTCTTTCCTGCCCATAACGACAGAAGGATGGAGGACAAATGGATGAGATGGCACAAAGCTACAAAGTAGCAAGCTGATGATATCCTGCCAGTAATatcattcttcttttacTGCCGTTCTTCGTTGACAGTTGACAGGAGTAGAACCGATGTTGTCACGCTATTTTTACGTAGTAATTGAGCAGCTTGCGAACAGAATTACTGTCACAACAGTGTCTGTACCCTGTATTTTGACCCGTACAAGGACTGCTGTTAGTATCCACAACACTTCCTAATAAGATGTCATTCGTGTTGTCCCGTACGTACGTAGGAACAATGAtaaaaaaacaaaacagATACCATCCAGTGTTTTGGGCTGCTACTACGTATAGCATACGACAATAAAACGTGGATATGAAGTACCCGGTTTCTTAGCATGCTTGTAAACATCCAGTTGTCGGCCAtactctttctctccttatAGATGCGAATATGATCACTGCAGGGGAGTACGTATAGCGGCAAATAGCTCAAGGCTCTAACAAACAAGTCATTCACACGTCCGTGCATCGACGTCTGCGTTTCAGTGACCGACAACAAAAGACGACGTGATATACAGGAAATGCATACAGAGAATGTAGCCCACAGACCCCTTGGAAGAGCCTAAACTCGTCCCGCCTGTCTCCTGGATTTGCCCGGCCTCCCTTTAGACTGGACCTTGCCGGCCTTGTCAGCCTTTCCGCCTTTACCACGAGACATGCCGCCACCAAAATCCATCGTGCTTTCCCGAGTGTTTTGCTTGGATCTGcggccaccaccacccaaaGAAAATTTGGCGTCACGAGCGTGTCGAGGCATCTGCCATACGCATCAGCAATGGTATGCGATACAGTCGGAGAAAAACTCCACTGACCTTAGATTTGCCAGGGGCGGCGCGCCCTCCTTTCTGGGGCTGTTCTTCCATTGCATCTTCCACAGCGATATCGaactcctctccttcatcaccaagctccatgccttcttttctttctgcaAAATATTGTTAGCTATCGCTTACGACTGACAATAGTACGCACTCCGTTTAAGACCCTGTACCCGATCTTCGaagctcttcttgtcctgCTCTCTCTGGCGGAGCTTTTCGTGCTGGATTTGCTTGCCGAACTTCTTGAGTTGACGCTGCTTCTTCGCGTCTTCGGACTTCTTGATGCCTTGGCTAAAAGATAACAAGTAAGCGTGCTGATCGGACAGGCAACAGACTCGGAAGAATAAAAACATACGCCTCCTCGACAAGCTTGGTCCTCACACGTTCCATGTGTTCATCAGACTTGACCATTTCAGCATAATAGTCTCCCGGTCTCGTGAAAGGAATGTCGTGCTTGGAAGCAAGCTTTCTAGCTTGGGGAATGCAGCCAAGTGCAATCTTGTAGCTGCGAGGAATGTCAACAACATCCATGACATTGAGAAGTAAATGCTCACAAAACTGTTTCTCTTTGCAAATCTTGATTCTGTTATCAGCAAAACAGTTGTAATATAGGTAAGGTGACACTCACCATCACTGGGATCGACGTCGGCAGTCTCTTTGCTGTCAAGCACCAAGTGTTCAGGCCAGGACATATTGGTTACTCGAATAGAGTCCGTTAGGGCTCTCAACGCAGGCTAATAGGAATTATAAGGTTTTTATTTTAAGATTGCGGCGACGATAGCCTTACCTTGTTGTTAATTGTCACCTTTTGCATGGGAACAGCATCTTCGTCCACAGAGACATCTGAGCCCAGGCCGTCAAGAGAAACAACGTCGTCGTCGGGCTTTTCATTGATTATGGTGTTGTCCTGTTTCTATATCTCCTTTTAGAATCAACGTTAAGCTAAACAAAGAGAAGCATACCTTGTTTTGaccttgctcttcctcgtcttcgtcgACGCTCTCGCCGGCTGATATTTCAaactcttccccttcactacctccttcttcgtcttcttcgccctGCTCGGCCCCAAGCAAGGCCCTTTCATACTCGTTGAGGTCATCCACATCGACAAGTTccatcaacctcttcatACCCTCTTCGCTGACGTCTTGgtcgtcttcatcaccacTTTCGATCTGCTCGTCCGGAACGTAAGATTGCTTGTCGAGGGACTTGGACTCTTCCGCCTTGGATGGAGCAAGCTTCTTGTTGCTCTTGAGTTTCCTTGTTTCCTTCTTGCTAATCGGCATTGTGGAGTACTGTGTTGTCGAACAGATATTGACCGGGTGCGGATTGAGATGGCGGTTCAAAattgagaagggaaggtggaggatgagtgGAGGTGCCACACTCGGACATATGGTAATGCCGTGGCCGCTGCTGATTGAGCGCGAGACTGAAGCGACGGCTCGCGGGCACAACATATCTTCTCTGACCTCTATAcacatcttctttcctcttccagctttACTGCGTCCTGCGCAACCACCTCAAGCTCACGCAGACACCCAAAATGGATGCAGGTGAATACCATTCCTTTACATGCACACGTATACACCGCTACAACCGTCTTGACTCCTAGCAGACGACTATCCGCTTGCATCCCAGCCCCTCGACGATGGCTTCACTTACGATCCTGATTACGACTACTCTCAGCAGACGGCCCCAAAGGGcgacgaggacgaagaaaaGTACGATgttgacgaggatgagccGATCAGCCAGGAGGACTACTGGACTGTTATCAATTCGTTCTTTGAGGAAAAAGGTCTTGTTCGTCAACAGCTCGAATCTTTCAATGAGTTCATCGAAAACACCATGCAAGAGATCGTCGACGATCATTCGAGGTTAACTTTGGATCAATTTACACAGTATACAGGCGTTGCAGGTGACGAAACAGTGAGTTGGCTTCATTGTCTGTTTATATTGACATGCTGATAAGCCCTACAGAGACGTTACGAAATTTCCTTTGGCCAGATCTATTTGGCTCGGGTCAATCATACGGAGATGGATGGTAGAACTAATATGTTGTTCCCGCAAGAAGCGCGTCTCAGAAACTTGACTTACTCGGCGCCTCTGTATGTTGACATCAAAAAGAGGACTTTGACAGCATCCGGCGTTGATGATCCTGTGGAAGCTGATTGGCAGCCTGCCGTGGGCGATGATGGTGAGGTGGAAGGTgctgaggaagaaaaaacatCAATCGGCAAAGTGCC from Cryptococcus neoformans var. neoformans B-3501A chromosome 4, whole genome shotgun sequence includes:
- a CDS encoding hypothetical protein (HMMPfam hit to Ebp2, Eukaryotic rRNA processing protein EBP2, score: 168.1, E(): 1.8e-47); translated protein: MPISKKETRKLKSNKKLAPSKAEESKSLDKQSYVPDEQIESGDEDDQDVSEEGMKRLMELVDVDDLNEYERALLGAEQGEEDEEGGSEGEEFEISAGESVDEDEEEQGQNKKQDNTIINEKPDDDVVSLDGLGSDVSVDEDAVPMQKVTINNKPALRALTDSIRVTNMSWPEHLVLDSKETADVDPSDDLQRETVFYKIALGCIPQARKLASKHDIPFTRPGDYYAEMVKSDEHMERVRTKLVEEAQGIKKSEDAKKQRQLKKFGKQIQHEKLRQREQDKKSFEDRVQGLKRKRKEGMELGDEGEEFDIAVEDAMEEQPQKGGRAAPGKSKMPRHARDAKFSLGGGGRRSKQNTRESTMDFGGGMSRGKGGKADKAGKVQSKGRPGKSRRQAGRV
- a CDS encoding hypothetical protein (Match to EST gb|CF187931.1|CF187931), which produces MHAFYHLHLTVILQKPAENQSTCAPLTVHAPARTTDESPARPRPSDLTRQRIIEYASRIHAQHRRLAIVHSPAIRRCSNKNTQLPILPLLCYTPRAIHLFLPPSYVLRHPTATHLSIHIHSPALHHVFSLAFPSFIPFVLFASQPASYILTHSTFFSACSLVSQCFVFIAIQSRLSVILSSIHSSLFTRRIAFRSHCLSIPASPSVRSPKTSQKVLINQWQTS